The following are from one region of the bacterium genome:
- a CDS encoding tetratricopeptide repeat protein: MKSQSFGIVLLALIASAYSQPGRGKIIQGNKLYNEQKYDEALTKYRDAEVQAPESPILKYNIAAAEYKKKNYQEALKQNQAALNQADALSQAQAYYNTGNTLFRMNKWPECIEAYKKALELNPDDQDAKYNLEYVRKLMKDQASKQNQQQQQQQQQQQNQQQNQQQQDQQQQDQQQQDQQQEQQQEQQQ, from the coding sequence ATGAAAAGTCAATCATTCGGTATTGTTTTGCTGGCCCTGATCGCGTCGGCCTACAGCCAGCCGGGCCGGGGGAAGATCATTCAGGGCAATAAGCTGTATAACGAACAAAAGTACGACGAAGCGCTGACTAAATATCGGGATGCGGAGGTGCAGGCGCCGGAATCGCCGATCCTTAAATACAATATTGCTGCAGCCGAGTATAAAAAGAAAAATTATCAGGAGGCCCTGAAACAGAACCAGGCGGCGCTGAATCAGGCGGACGCGCTGTCTCAGGCGCAAGCGTATTATAACACCGGCAATACCCTTTTCCGCATGAACAAGTGGCCAGAGTGCATCGAGGCCTATAAAAAAGCGCTGGAGCTGAATCCCGATGATCAGGATGCCAAGTACAATCTGGAGTATGTGCGCAAGCTGATGAAGGATCAAGCTTCCAAACAAAATCAACAGCAACAACAGCAACAACAGCAACAGCAGAACCAGCAGCAGAATCAACAGCAGCAGGATCAACAGCAGCAGGATCAACAACAGCAGGATCAACAACAGGAACAACAACAGGAACAGCAGCAACA